One stretch of Rattus norvegicus strain BN/NHsdMcwi chromosome 12, GRCr8, whole genome shotgun sequence DNA includes these proteins:
- the Rpl31l15 gene encoding large ribosomal subunit protein eL31-like, translating to MAPAKKGGEKKKGCFAINEVVTREYTINIHKRIHGVGFKKRAPRALKEIRKFAMKEMGTPDVRIDTRLNKAVWAKGIRNVPYRIRVRLSRKRNEDEDSPNKLYTLVTYVPVTTFKNLQTVNVDEN from the coding sequence ATGGCTCCCGCAAAGAAGGGTGGCGAGAAGAAGAAGGGCTGTTTTGCCATCAACGAGGTGGTGACCCGAGAATACACCATCAACATTCACAAGCGCATCCATGGAGTGGGCTTCAAGAAGCGTGCTCCTCGGGCACTCAAAGAAATTCGGAAATTTGCCATGAAGGAGATGGGAACTCCAGATGTGCGCATAGACACCAGGCTCAATAAAGCCGTCTGGGCCAAAGGAATAAGGAATGTTCCGTACCGCATCCGAGTACGTTTGTCCAGAAAGCGTAATGAGGATGAGGATTCACCAAACAAGCTCTACACACTGGTAACTTACGTGCCTGTTACCACATTCAAAAATCTACAGACGGTCAATGTGGATGAGAACTAA
- the Gjc3 gene encoding gap junction gamma-3 protein, producing the protein MCCSFLRQLLARESQHSTPVGRFLLPVLVGFRLLILVSSGPGVFGNDENEFMCHLGQPGCKTICYDVFRPLSPLRFWAFQVILMAVPSAIYVAFTLYHVIGYWEVPGRNKEQEAQICKGGRCKDVSGAMSLKLLWAYVAHLGVRLVLEGAALGVQYHLYGFKMPSTFICREDPCIGSTTCFQSHPSEKTILLNTMFGISGACLLFIFLELVLLGLGRVWKTYRHKLPLFKNLSTSERSVRHKDTTDDLSVVETKEPF; encoded by the coding sequence GCTCGTGGGATTCCGTCTCCTGATTCTGGTTTCCAGCGGACCTGGCGTTTTCGGCAATGATGAGAACGAATTCATGTGTCATTTAGGGCAGCCAGGATGTAAGACCATTTGTTATGATGTCTTCCGCCCTCTCTCTCCGTTGCGCTTCTGGGCCTTCCAAGTCATCCTGATGGCTGTACCCAGCGCTATTTATGTGGCTTTCACTCTGTATCATGTGATTGGATACTGGGAGGTACCAGGCAGGAACAAGGAGCAAGAGGCCCAGATTTGCAAAGGGGGTCGTTGCAAGGATGTCTCAGGGGCTATGAGCCTCAAGCTTCTCTGGGCCTATGTGGCACACCTTGGGGTGCGGCTGGTCCTTGAGGGAGCAGCTCTAGGAGTTCAGTACCATCTATATGGCTTCAAGATGCCCAGCACTTTTATATGTCGTGAGGATCCTTGTATTGGCAGCACAACCTGTTTCCAGTCTCACCCTTCTGAGAAGACCATCCTCCTCAACACCATGTTTGGGATCAGCGGGGCCtgtctcttatttattttcttggagctTGTGCTTTTGGGTTTAGGGAGGGTTTGGAAGACGTACAGGCACAAACTTCCCCTCTTTAAGAACTTGTCAACCTCAGAGCGCTCTGTAAGACACAAGGACACAACCGATGACTTGTCAGTGGTGGAGACAAAAGAGCCATTTTGA